Proteins from a genomic interval of Bufo gargarizans isolate SCDJY-AF-19 unplaced genomic scaffold, ASM1485885v1 original_scaffold_1721_pilon, whole genome shotgun sequence:
- the SLC6A9 gene encoding sodium- and chloride-dependent glycine transporter 1: MAEKCADGMLNGTVPGEVTKRDENVKRGNWGNQIEFVLTSVGYAVGLGNVWRFPYLCYRNGGGAFMFPYFIMLVFCGIPLFFMELSFGQFASQGCLGVWRVSPLFKGVGYGMMVVSTYIGIYYNVVICIAFYYFFMSMSRVLPWTYCNNPWNTDNCVGVLSPSTNSSFNLTSHPGAFNISELLNQTGKRTSPSEEYWRRYVLKLSDGIGNFGEVQLPILGCLGLSWVVVFLCLIRGVKSSGKVVYFTATFPYVVLTILFVRGITLEGAVDGIMYYLTPQWDKILDAKVWGDAASQIFYSLGCAWGGLITMASYNKFHNNCYRDSIIISITNCATSVYAGFVIFSILGFMAKHLGVDVSKVADHGPGLAFVAYPEALTLLPISPLWSILFFFMLILLGLGTQFCLLETLVTAIVDEIANDWIIRWKTFVTLGVAIVGFLLGIPLTTQAGIYWLMLMDNYAASFSLVVISCIMCVTIMYIYGHQNYFKDIEMMLGFPPPLFFQICWRFFSPAIIFFILVFAVIQYRPISYNDYVYPGWAISLGFLMALSSVICIPLYAAFKIWRSEGDTFLQRLKNAVKPNKDWGPALAEHRTGRYAQSDSCPEAQPLNPEKHKKEEIGLTIRGSNGQAHSQDSKV, encoded by the exons AATGGCACGGTGCCCGGAGAAGTCACCAAGAGAGACGAGAACGTGAAGAGGGGAAACTGGGGCAACCAGATCGAGTTTGTCCTGACCAGTGTGGGCTATGCGGTGGGCCTGGGCAACGTCTGGAGGTTCCCGTATCTCTGCTACCggaatggaggag GCGCCTTCATGTTCCCGTATTTCATCATGCTGGTCTTCTGTGGGATCCCGCTCTTCTTTATGGAATTGTCTTTTGGGCAGTTTGCCAGTCAGGGGTGTCTTGGGGTGTGGAGGGTCAGCCCCCTGTTTAAAG GCGTGGGCTACGGGATGATGGTGGTCTCCACGTATATCGGTATTTATTACAACGTGGTCATCTGTATCGCCTTCTATTACTTCTTCATGTCCATGAGCCGCGTCCTGCCCTGGACCTACTGCAACAACCCCTGGAACACGGACAACTGCGTCGGCGTGCTGAGCCCCTCCACCAACAGCAGCTTCAACCTCACCTCCCATCCAGGTGCCTTCAACATCTCCGAGCTTCTGAACCAAACCGGGAAGAGGACGAGTCCCAGCGAGGAGTACTGGAG GCGCTATGTGCTGAAGTTGTCAGACGGCATCGGCAATTTCGGGGAGGTGCAGCTTCCGATTCTGGGGTGTCTGGGGTTGTCCTGGGTCGTTGTCTTCCTCTGTCTCATTAGAGGCGTCAAATCTTCTGGAAAG GTGGTTTACTTCACAGCCACGTTCCCCTATGTGGTCCTCACCATCCTATTTGTCCGTGGGATCACCCTGGAGGGGGCCGTGGACGGCATCATGTATTACCTGACCCCGCAGTGGGACAAGATCCTGGATGCCAAG GTTTGGGGAGATGCAGCTTCCCAGATCTTCTACTCACTAGGATGTGCATGGGGAGGACTCATCACGATGGCTTCTTACAACAAATTCCACAACAACTGTTACAG GGACAGCATCATTATCAGCATCACCAACTGCGCCACCAGCGTCTATGCCGGATTCGTCATCTTCTCCATCCTGGGCTTCATGGCGAAACACCTGGGGGTAGACGTGTCCAAGGTGGCCGACCACGGTCCTGGCTTGGCCTTTGTGGCGTATCCGGAGGCGCTGACACTGCTGCCCATCTCTCCGCTGTGGTCCATACTCTTCTTCTTCATGCTCATCCTCCTGGGACTTGGGACGCAG TTCTGTCTCCTGGAAACTCTGGTCACCGCCATCGTGGACGAGATTGCAAACGACTGGATCATTCGCTGGAAGACCTTTGTGACGCTGGGGGTGGCCATTGTGGGTTTCCTGCTGGGAATCCCGCTGACCACTCAG GCCGGCATCTACTGGCTGATGCTGATGGATAATTACGCTGCGAGCTTCTCCCTGGTCGTCATCTCCTGCATCATGTGTGTGACCATTATGTACATTTACG GACACCAGAACTATTTCAAGGACATTGAGATGATGTTGGGgttcccccctcccctcttcttccaGATCTGCTGGCGTTTCTTCTCTCCGGCCATCATATTT TTCATCCTGGTCTTCGCGGTCATCCAGTACCGGCCGATCTCGTACAATGACTACGTCTACCCCGGCTGGGCCATCTCTCTGGGCTTCCTGATGGCGCTGTCATCCGTCATCTGCATCCCGCTATACGCTGCTTTCAAGATCTGGCGTTCGGAGGGCGACACCTTCTTGCAG CGGTTGAAGAACGCAGTGAAACCCAACAAGGACTGGGGCCCGGCGCTGGCAGAGCATCGGACGGGCCGCTACGCCCAGAGCGACAGCTGCCCCGAGGCCC